ATATCTTCGCCAGCCAGATAGGTGTTGCTGGTGCCGTCCTTGACTGCTGCCAGGCTCTTGGGAGTTTGCCAGTCCATGGGGTACAGAATGCCGTCCCCTTTCCACCAAGGTTCGCAATCGCCCCCCGTCGAATTGCCGTTGGCCCAATCGCCCCAACAAAAATTGGCTCCTTGCACTCCCTTGTAATTCGTCAGTCCCGTCTTTAATCCGCGCAAGTAACGGGTCTGCTCGAAGTACACGCGAATCCGACCAAGCTCGTCGCTAGGGCAGTGAAAAACCGCGATCGGCGTTTCGATAATCGGGGTTTGATTCAGCTGGCGATTCGGAATGTCACCCGTGCGAGTGATGTTGATTTGCTCGAGGTAGGGCAGAATCGCCGATAGCCAACTCCACGAACTGCTGTTTTCGTATGCGCCGCCGAAGGCCGTCCAATCGTCGTAGTCGCCATAGCGATTAACGGGCAGTTTGAGATTGGAGTCTTCGAACAAATGCACGGCGATGCCGATCTGCCGCAGATGATTCTGGCACTTGGTACGCCGCGCCGCTTCGCGGGCCGATTGCACGGCGGGCAGAAGCAGCGCCATCAAGACGCCGATGATGGCAATCACCACGAGCAGTTCGACGAGCGTGAAGCCGCGCCGAGGTGAGTCTTCCTTCGTCATTTCAGCCTCGCCTTCTGTGCGAGCCAGGGACATCAATCAGATTAGGGTGCTGCCCGGGTAAGTTGCAGGTTATAGCTGCCGGCAGCAGCATCGGGTTTAACTTCGAACGCTAAGGGAGAGGAGATGGCATCATTGTAGCGTTTGGGAATCAACGATTTGGGAAGACCGGGATGAACTTTACTCAAATCAATGGCTGGCTCGTTGGCAAACACGACCACGCGATAAAAGCCCGGCGGTGCTCCGGGGCGGCCAGCGGTGTAGAGACGATAGTTGCCTTGGCTGTCGATCAAGCCGGTCGGCTGATGCCGCGTTTCGTTCCCGTTCTCAGCCCGCAGAGAAACGACCCCCGTCGTCAGCGGTTCTTGTTCCAGCTGAACGGTCCCGCGGACATCGAGGAGCGCTTCACCCGGTTCAGAACACCCCGCCGCAAAAAACAGCGGCCAACTTCCGAGCGCAAGGGCGCTGAAAGCTAGCGAACAGCACAGCGAATTGCGACCAGCAGAGAGCACAGACGAAGTCTCTCAGCGACAGGGATGAAAGCAAGTCGCCATTAATTTACCCGCGAGGCAACTTCGGCTGCTAGTCGAAGTTGCCGCAGAATTGCCGGCGCGCACTTATCTGCAGAGCCCCCGAAATTATGAGAAGATAAATTGCACACCCTCGATTCATTCACGGAGCCTCTTCCATGTCTGCTTCTTTCTCCCGCCGCGATCTGCTCCGCACTACCACCGGCGCTTTGGCGCTCGGTTCGGCCGCCGGCTGGCACGCATCAGCGCAGGCGGATGAGAAGCGGAGGGAGAAACTTGTCGAGCCGGACTTTAAGGTCAAGCATGGTCGCATTCGCCAGTCGGTCATGGGCTGGTGCTTCAATCCCCTGCCCGCCGTGGAACTGGCGAAGCACTGTCGCGAGATCGGCATTGTAGGAATCGAAGGAATTGGTGCCGATCATTACCCGGCAGTCCGCAAACTCGGGCTGAAGATTTCGCTCGTCGGCAGTCATGGTTTTGCCAAGGGGCCGTTCAATCGAGATAACCACGAGTTCTGCCTGGCCAAGCTCCGCACGGGCATCGATCTGGCCGTCGAGAACGAGTGCGAGAATGTAATTACGTTCACCGGCATGCGCGAGCAGGGGATCTCGGACGAACAAGGAGCGAAGAATTGCCTCGACCTATGGAAGCAGGTGATTGGCTATGCGGAAGAGAAGAAGGTGAATCTCTGTCTCGAACATTTGAACTCGCGCGACGGCAGCCATCCGATGAAGGGGCACCCGGGGTATTTTGGCGACGACGTCGACTTCTGCGTCGACCTGATTAAGCAAGTCGATTCGCCGCGAATGAAACTGCTGTTCGATATCTACCACGTGCAGATTATGAACGGCGATGTCATTCGCCGTCTGCGGCAATACAAAGACGTCATCAGTCACATTCACACCGCCGGCAACCCGGGGCGCTGCGAACTCGATGACAAGCAAGAGATCAATTATCCGGCCGTGATGCAGGCAATCATCGACATCGACTTTCGCGGTTTTGTGGCGCAGGAATTCATTCCCACCTGGCCCGATAAGATCGAAGCACTGCGCCACGCCGCAAAAGTTTGCGACGTGTAATTCGATGCCCCGTCGATGCTACGGCTTCGCTGCTTTGAGTGTGGCCAACTTTAACTCCGCGGGTTGCCGAAAGGCAGCAGCTGGGGCGCTGGCAATAGCCGCCTCGTACTGTTCGATGCCTCGTTTGGTATCGCCTGTTTTGGCAAAGACGTCGCCAAGTCCGACGTGCCAGTAATAGGCGAGGATCGGCGTCCGTTGCTCGGGACCGGTAGCAATCGCTTTGTTCGCCGCGGCAACAGCTTTCACTTTGTCGTTGGCCTCCAGCCAGGCAGTGGCGGCTTCTTTCCAATTCCAGGCGGCAAGTTTCATCGAATCGGCTGCTGCCTTCTCGAAGCGTTCGGCCACCTTCGCAGCCAAGACGAGATTGAGCTCCTTCGCCTTCTGCTCATAGATGGCTTCCTTCTGTGCCTGATCGGGCTTCAAAGCATAAACTCGCGCCAGAATGCCAACGGCAGCTGGATCGTTGGGATCCTTTTGCACGCGGGCTTCGTAGCGCTCGATCGCCCAATCTGTCTTGCCGCGCTGATGAAGAAAGCTGGCGACATCGCGACTGGCGAGCGAACGGGCGGCCGTCGTTTCCGCATTTCGCAAGATAAACTCCTGAGCCTCGAGCATTTTGTCGGCATCAGGCAACAATCGATAAGCGCCGAGCAGCGCTTGATACGCCTTCAACCGGTCTTTGTCGGTCGTGGCCAACTTCACCGCGGCTTCAAAGGGCTCTTGTGAAGCGGCGACCTGCTTCTCTCGCAGCGAGATGCCTCCCGCGCGCATCGCGGCGTCATAATCCTTGTATTCCGCTGCCTGCAGGGGCCACGCGAAAAACAGCAACACGTACACCGAGGGGAGGATTCGGTTCCACATCTCGCTTGCTCCGAGTTTGGTTGTCGTTACTTCTTCGCGTATCGCCCTTCGTGATTGATGCGGGCGAAAACATCGTTGAGCACCCAATGAAAAACGCACAGGTGCAGACTCTCGACCATGCCCATGTCATCCAAGGCAACGTGCAGCCCATGCTGCTGCATGCCCTTGAGCTTGCCACCAGAGTAACCCGTGAGACCATAGGTCGTGAGTCCGTGGCGATTGGCCCAATCAACGGCAGCCAGAATATTTGGGCTGTTGCCGCTGCCACTGATTGCGATGACCAGATCCCCCTTGCGTCCGTAATTCATTAGCTGCTGCAAAAAGATGTGCTCGTACGAGACATCGTTGCCGACCGCCATGATCCAGCCCAGATTGTCGGTCAAGCTGAGAACCTTCAAACGCTTTTTTGATTCGTCCTTGAGGTCTTCGGGCCGGAGCGTACTCTTGCCGAGATCCTCGGCCATGTGCGACGCCGTTGTGCCGCTGCCGCCGTTGCCAAAAATGTAAACGAACTTGTCGTTCTCCCAAGCCTGGTAAATCAAATCGGCCAGCTTGACCAGTTCAGCCTGATCGAGCCGGGCTGTTTCCGTTTGCAGGCGAGTGATATAAGTCGGCAAATCGAGCGTAGCACCGAGCATGATTCGTGAAGTCCGTTGACGTGAAGGAGACTGAGAAAGACCGGGGTCGGGGCAATTTTCGGGTTCGTTGATCACTGCCTTGGCCGAACAGTTCCGCCCCGAAACATTGTCCTGACCCACTGGGGTGAACGCTAGTGCGCGAGTTGCCGGCTTTTTGATCGTCAACGCTATTTGGGTCAGGAAGATTTTCGGGCCGACCGTTGAGTGCGTAAAGAGTCACCGAGCCCGAAAAACTTCCCGACCCTGAAGTTAGCGATGCAAGACCCCGGGTCGGGGCAATTTTCGGGCAGCGAAAGACTGCCTTTAGCTGGCTGAGGTCGCCCCGAAACATTGTCCTGACCCACTGGGTGAACGCTAGTGCGCGAGTTGCCGGCTTTTTGATCGTCAACACAATTAGGGTCAGGAAGATTTTCGAGCCGGCAATTGAGTGCGTAAAGAGTCACCGAGCCCGAAAAACTTCCCGACCCTGGGCTATTCGGGACGGCGAGGGCGGCCACGGCGGCCTTCTTCGCTGGAGAGACCGAGTTGTTGGGATGTCGTCGATCGCCATTCCGAGCCACCGAAGGGAATACCAAGGCGAATGCACTTTCGCAGCTGATCTAGCTCCGCTTCTGTTTGCGGTTGATTCACAAAGCCGCACCAGTCTGCGGGCAACGGCAGCGGCCAATTTGATAATGTTACGTCGGCCCGCTGCTGTTGGCGTTGCCACAGGCTCGACCAACGCCAATCCTCAGCGCGCGAGACAAGCGAGGCTCTCAGAGCATTTCGTTCGACGTAGCGACATACCGTGTAAAAGTGATCGTCATCCTGAACCGGGAAAGCCTTAAACCTGCCTTGGTAAAGTGCTCCGCGACCTTGCGTGCCGTGAGTTTGGTGCCAGCGCTGTGCATGAACGGTAGTCGCTCGCTGCATAAAGTCGGTCAATTGCTCGTCGGTCTGTGGCCACACAATCAGGTGCCAGTGATTAGGCATCAGGGCGTACGCGAGAAGCCTGAGCGGCTCCAGTTGTTGAGTTTCGGCGATCACGCGCAGAAACGCCTGATAGTCATCATCAGTGTCAAAAGGCTTCCAGCCACCCGCAGCGCGATTAAGTACATGGAAGACAAATCCTGCCGATCCGGAGCGCTTTCGCCGAGGCATACGAACCGTCATCATTACGAAAGGTGTGAGGGCGACGAGTTGAACTACGCAATTAGGGTCAGGAAGATTTTCGGGCCGGCGATTGAGTGCGTAAAGAGTCACCGAGCCCGAAAAACTTCCCGACCCTGAGCTAGGTGGGCCTTTTGTAGACGGCGAGCAGGCGCTCGGCGCGCTGGCGAATGATCTCGCGCAGTTCGAGTGGTTCGATCACTTCGGCCTCGTCGGCATAGCCGAGGATCCACCAGGAGATTTCTTGCAGGCCGGAGACCGTCACGGTGAAGTCGAGCGCGCCGTCTTCCAGACGTTGCGTCTGCTGCGTCTTATGCCACTGGACTTCTTCGACGTTACGCGCGACTTTCGGCGAGAAGCGAATCTTCACGTTTCGATCGGGGCCCGGTTCGGGATTCAAACGCCAGGCATTGCGCAGGTGACTCTCGATGCGGAAGTTCTTGGGCATCCGCAGCGGTTCTTCGAGGATTTGAATCTTACGAATGCGGCTGACGTTGAACGTGCGCACTTCGCGATGGACCGACGAACGGCCAATGACGTACCAACTGTGTTGGTGAAACAGCAGGCGATAGGGATGCAGCTTTGTTTGAATCTGCCGCTGCTCGTGCAGGCTTTCGTAGCGCATGCGCACGCAGCAGCGCGACGAAATGGCGGCCAGCAGTTGCTCGTAGATCCGTTCCTGCCCGACGAGCGAATTCGTCGCATCAAGCCGAATCCGAACGGCGCTCGTCACGCTGCGCAGATAAGCGACAAAACGCTGCGGCAGCGTGTTGGCCAGCTTATCGGCCGCGGATTGAGCGGCGGCATAGAAGGGAATCGAGCGCCGGTCACCCATTTGCCGGCTGAGGACCAGCATCGCAAACGCTTCCTCGGTGGTGAACTGCGTCGGCGGTAGAAAGAAGTGACCAGGGATTTGATAACTGCCCCGCTGCTCGTCGTATTGCAGCGGGACATCGGCATCGCGAAGCGCCTCCAGATCGCGGAAGATCGTTCGCCGTGTTACTCCGCACAGCTCGGCGAGGGCTTGTGCGTTGTAGGCTTGTCCCCCTTGCAGCATTCCGAGCAGTTTCACCACTCGTCTAATTTTTGTCAGCGATGGTGTCTTGACCACGGAAATAGGCTTCGTAATTCGGTGCGGCGTCGCTGTTGGCTTGAGTATATCCGGCTGGAGATACGTTAGCATCCGTCTTGGCCGCTGGCGAATTCGCGACGGCAGATTTCACACTGGCCGTCTCACGGCGGAGCGAAGCGGTGGCTGCACCCCGCAGTGGATTGCCAGTCTTGCCAGTGGCCGGTTGAACCGAAGTTGCGTCGCCCAGGTTGGGCTGAGCGGGCAACGAAGCCGGTGGCAAGGCCGGAACCGATTCAATCGTCGGAGCAGGATCGGCCTGCATCATGGGAGCAGCATCCTGGCTCGAACCCGTTTCGATAGCCTGCACGCGGCTGCTGCCCGGCAGTTCTTCGAATCCGACTTCGCTCGGCATGCCTTCCATGGTGGTCGAGTGCAGGGCACCGGACGAGTTTGGTGTTTCGCCGCGGCTAATCACGCTGGGGCGAGTCCAACCATAATCGAAGTAGATACCTGCGTCACGTTCGCGAGCACGTTGCAACGCATCGAAGTAAGCCTTCTCTGGCCAAGGGCCTTCTTCCATGCTGATGCCGTTGTATTCGAGGATCGAACCCTTGCGAGTGTGCAGGTCCGCGATCGACTTGTTGTATTCAGCCACCGAAACCCAGAACGCGTTTTGAGCTTGGGCCCGACGACGCTGAGCTTCGAGCACCAGGTCGAGCGTGACCTTGTCGAGTTCGTACTGGTTCTGCACCACTTCGACTTCTGTCTGAGCGGCCACCCAACGGTTGGCGTTGGTCTGAGCCAGCTGATAGTTGGCGTCGAGGTTTCGCACGGCCTTCGAGAGACCGACGTTAACGTCGAGTTCCATATCGTCGAGCGAGGCCTTTTCACGAGCGAGACGCAACTGAGCGTGACGCACACCGGCCAGTTCGCGGCGGAAACCGATCGGCATGGTGAACGACCCGAACAAGCCCCATTCCTGATAGTTGCCTTCCGTCAGTTCGTCGACAGCGGTCGAACCAGGAGCAGGGAAGTTCAAACCGTTGCGGTCCGCGTTGATCAAGTCATCGCCCAGACCGACCCAGCGATACACACCACCGACATCCAACTGCGGCAGCAGGCGGTTGCGGGCGAGGATCAATTCCAATTCACGCTGCTTGATTTCCCAACGCTTGCTGATCAGTTCTGGACGACGAGCGATCGACTCGGCCATGATCTCGGTCCAATCGAAATTGACGCGAGCCAGGTTCGGATCATCCTTCGGGCGGATCAGGCGGCCATCGGTGGCAGCCAGGCCCATCAGCAGGCGAAGTTCGTTTTCGTTGTTGTAGAGTTCCCGCAGGGCCGTTTCGACCTGAGCGCGGAAGGCGTAGTACTGTTCGCGAGCCTGAGCTTCGGCTTGCAAGTCTTCGACACCACCCTTGTACTTGGCATACACGATGCGCCAGGTGATGAGGGCACTATCGCGACCGACCTTGGCGGTTTCCAGGTTGCGATAGGAGAGATACAAGTCCCAGTAACGGACTTCGATGTTGTTGAGCATGTCCTGCAACTGGCCTTGCAGGTTGAGGATTTCGATATCGTTGCCGATACGGGCAATCACCACAGGCATGCGGTTGATGAGCGTGCCACGACCACGGAGCAGCGGGTGACGAGCTTCGACCTCCATCGTTGTCGTCCAGGTGCTGACGAGGGGTTGCACGTTCTGGCCGAAGTTGAAACCGCGGTTGTAAGCAGTGTTGTTGCGGACGGTGTAGGTCGTGCCTTCTGCCGATTGCTTGCTGATCGAGCTGGTCAAACCGCCATCGACGGTCTTGGTGATGAAGGGAAAGGTCGGGTTGGCCGAAGCGATGTTACGAGGACGATCGGTGTAGTTGAGGAAAGCGTTGGCTCCACCAGGACCATTGCCGACGATGCTCAGCTGAGCATCAAAGGCCGAGAGAGCGGCTTCCACACCGAGCTGCGAGTTGTTCACGCCGCCGTCGACCGTGGCGCCATCGTTCTGAAAGCCGGGATTCGATTCTTGAATGGCGGGGCTGTAGATCGAAGCGAACGACCGGGTGCCGAGTTGCAGCAAGTTACCTTCTTGCGTACCGGCGAACAGGGTGCCATTTTGCAACCGTACGGGCTGGCCACCGCGAATGAGCTTGGTATTCGCCAGCGAGATCGAGACGACCTCTTCCAGCGAGAGTTCCCAAATCTCTTTGTACTCGGGATTGCTGAGCGTGAACGGCGCGTGTGAGAGCGCTGCATCGGCCAGCGGAGCTTGCTGCAAGTCGGGCGTTTCCTGTTGAGTCGCCTTACCGATGTAATGCGACAGGTCGCCATCATCGTGCAGATAGAAGGGTTGGGTGGGATGGCAGCCCGACAACGCGAGCAGCATTCCCACTAACACCCAGCGCCAAGATTGATTGTGGCGGGTCATCGCTTCCCCATTCCTCAGGAGTTACCGTCGAGCAGCCAACGGAGTCGTTCAGTCAGGCCTATTGCCGGCGAGCGCACTGCGATTGCAGTGCGTGCTGGCAGAATCTTGTACTCAGGCCCCCCTGAGCGATCTCACGTCGGACCACGCGCACAGCGCACTTCCGAATCTGGGAAATCGTTGGAGGAGTTATCGTCCCCCTAACCGGCAAACTTTGACTAAACGACGAAATCGTCAGGAATTTCGCGAGCGGGCAGCAAGCGGGCTTGCCTAGATTGCGAGCATTACCGAGATGCTTGCTAGCAGCGCTAGGCCAGGAGCTCGCGGACGACGTTGCCAGCAACGTCGGTCAGGCGGAAGTCGTGTCCTTGCGAGCGATGGGTCAGCTGCAGATGGTCGATCCCCAGCAGATGCAGCAGGGTTGCATGCAGGTCGTGAATACGCACCGGTTGATCGATGACATTATAAGAGAAGTCGTCTGTGCGACCGTGAACATAGCCGGGGCGAGTCCCTCCTCCGGCCAACCACAGGCTGAAGCAGCGGGGATGATGATCGCGACCATAAGTGGGCGAATCGAGCGCGCCCTGGCTATAGGCAGCCCGGCCGAACTCTCCACCCCAGATCACGAGCGTATCGTCGAGTAAGCCACGCTGCTTGAGATCTTGCACGAGTGCTGCCGACGGCTGATCGGTGGCGGCAGTCTGTTTTTTCAATCCGGCTTCGACCTTCGTGTGGTGGTCCCAGTCGCGGTGATACAACTGCACGAACCGGACGCCGCGCTCGACCAGTCGCCGCGCTAGCAAGCAGTTGCGCGCATACGAACCGGGGCGTTGCACATCGGGACCATAAGCGGCCAGTGTTTCCGGCTTCTCCTGCGAAAAATCGGCCAGCTCCGGCACAGCCGCCTGCATGCCGGCAGATAGCTCGTACTGCTGCACGCGCGCCAGTGTTTCTAGGTCGCCATGTTGCGTTTGCGCCAGGCGATTCATCGCTGCGAGCGTATCAAGCGTGCGGCGACGAGTGGCGACATCGACTCCCGGCGGGCTGGATAAATAAGGAATCAAATCGCCTTCACCGCGCAGACGCACTCCCTGATGCTGCGACGGCAGAAAGGCCGAACCCCACAGGCGGCCATAGAGAGGCTGATCGCCTGGTTCACCACCAGAGATCATCACCACGAATGCTGGCAGGTTTTCGTTGTCGGTCCCCAAGCCATAGCTGAGCCAGGATCCAAAACTGGGGCGGCCTGGCTGCTGGCTGCCCGTTTGCAGCAGCGTGAGTCCCGGGTCGTGATTGATGGCTTCGGTCTGGGCCGTGCGGATCAAGCAAATGTCGTCGGCCAGTTTGGCGGTGTGCGGCAGCAGTTCGCTGAACTCCATTCCACACTTGCCATGCCTGGCAAACGCAAACGGCGAAGCAGCAATTGGCCAGCTTCCTTGCTGCGAGGTCATGGTCGTCAGGCGTTGACCTTGTCGAATCGATGCCGGCAACTCTTCGCCATGACGAGCCCGCAGCCCCGGCTTGGGGTCGAACAGATCGAGTTGCGAAGGTCCGCCCGACTGGCACAAAAAGATGACTCGCTTGGCGCGCGGCGGATGATGCGTCGGCTGCCCGCCAACTGCAACGTGTTTTTCTGCTGCTTGCGTGGAGGTTCGCAGCAACGTCGCCAACGCGGCAAGCCCCACGCCATAGCCGGCGGTCGTCAGCCAATGCCGTCGCGCGCTCAGTTGCTGCAGCGTTAGCTCGGGGCAACTTGGCGAAAGTGCTGGCATGGGGGGTTCACCGAATGTTCGCATTAACTTCACAATGGAGGCTTCAAGTGGTGCGGCTGTTACGCCACATCGCGATCACCACCTATTCGATTGTATCCCCGCTCGCGCCCGCGGCGAAGTATTTTGCCTTCGCCTGGTCGAGTTTGCGACAGCAGGAACTGAACCAGCGTGTTTGCGCGTCATAAACCGAACCTGCTAGCCACCTGCGGCTATTTTTTCTGTTTCCTGCTGGTGAGTGCCACTGCGCAGGGCGAAGACATGGTCGATTTTGTTCGCGACGTGCAACCGATCCTGAACGAGCACTGCTGGAAGTGTCACGGCGAACAGCAGGCGGCCGGCGGCTTGCGGCTCGATCAAAGGGAACTCGCCGAACGAGGTGGAGGTTCTGGTAAGAACTCGCTCGAACTGCCGATTTCGCGCAACGAACTAATGCGCCGCATCCGGTCGACGAAAGATGGCGTGCGCATGCCCCTGGAAGGACCGCCACTGGCTGCTGACCAAATTGAAACCCTCACGCACTGGATCGAACAAGGAGCGACCTGGCCCGCTCACGAGGTGGAAGCGGCCAAGAGTTTTGGCCCACCACCATCGTCCGTCGACATTTGGATTAAGCGCTGGGAAGCGGTTGCCGCGCCACAGTACCGTCCCGTTTATTGGTCAACCATCGGCCTGCTCGTGCTGGTGCTTGCAATCGAGCGGACCAAGGATTTTGTTCGCAAGATGAAGAAGCGTGCGACGGAGAGCGACGCAGGAAGCACCACGGCGCGACCTCTGCTCCCTCAACTCGCCGGCGTTTCGCGAATGTGGTACCTCGTGGGACTCATGGGTCTCGCACTCTGGATCACGAACTTGTACTGGAGCAGCGAGGTGACGCGGCTGAATGCCAGTCTGCTCAGTTCCTCGCGCGGCAGCAGCTCGACGCTCGGCAGTGGCACTACCACTAAAAGCCATTTGCACGATCCGCTGCGGCCACAGCATCCACCGCGCTTGGGCGGTGCCTATTATCGCGGGAATGACGAACGAGGCGCGGAGTTGTTCAACGGCGGTAACTATCGAACCGCGACGTTTAACGTCCATCTGGCCGACGCCGACGGAAACAAATTGGGCTGGGATGATGCGATTCCCGAGCGGATCTTCATTCGCTTCGAGATCATTCGTGCTCCACACTCTTCGCCCACGCTGTTCAGCCCCGATATTATGGCCCAGATCGGGATTTCGCCCGTACAGCCCGAACAAGTGGAAACGGCCGCAGAGATTCCGCTGGTCCGGCTAACGACCGTCGAAACAGGGGAACGCTGGAGCGCGCTTTATCCGCTCGATCACATTCCCGATCAAGGGCGACTCGCCGGTAAGTTGTATGTCTATCGCAACACCAATGGCCAAGGCGCGCAGACCCTGTCTGAACCTTCCTACTTGATTGGCTACGAGCTTTCGGCCACCGAAGGACTCGTCTCGCGCGAGTCGCAAATCTGGATGGCCTCGGTCTACAATGTCCACTCGGTTCAGTGGCCAGAACCTGGGCGCATTCAGCCCAACGAATGGTTCGACTACCGGCCCATTCCAGAGATCCAGAAGTAGGTTCAGTGAGTCGCTAGACGAGAGTCTCCCAACCGTCACGATCGCCCCAATCTGCCTGTGCTAATTGCACAGAGTATTCATTCCACGCGAATGGGTTTTTGACACCACTAGTTGGCAATCTAGGTTTGTGCGACCGCCATTCCCCACAAGGGGCGTGACCATTACTGTCGCTTGCCAAGAACGACTGACTGATTATGACTACACTGATTGTGGAAGCTGCCGTCGCCCTTACTGCAGCCTCAGCGGGTGCTGCCGCTGGCTGGTGTTTTCGCCGTTCGACCGAGGCCAAAGCGAAGGCCTCGCCGGAACACGCTCCCATGACGTCGGTCGATAGCGAACAAGACGCTGAAAGTAATCGCCAGGCTGCCAAGCAGTTGCTGACGCAGGTCCACGCGTTGACGACGAAAGTGTCGTCGCAAGTCGGCGAGCACAACTTGCGCGTGCAAGCGATCAACGACCAACTCAACTCGGGCGAAGCCCTCGATCTGGATACGATCAATAGCGCCGTCAATCGCCTGGTCGAAGCCAATGCCTGGATGCAGCAACAGCTCGACTCGGCCGAATCGAAATTGGAAAGCCAAGCGCGCCTGATCGAATCGCACGTGAACGAAGCTCGAACCGATGCCCTCACCTGCATCGCCAATCGCCGTGCCTTCGACGAAGAGATGCAACGCTGCCTCGATCTCCTCCGCATCGAACGAGTTCCCTCGTGCGTGATGATGATCGACGTCGACTTCTTCAAGAAATTCAACGACACCCACGGCCACAAGGCGGGGGACGAAGTGCTGCGGCATGTGGCCCGCGCGCTCAAGCAGGCCGCTGGCGGATCTGGCCTTGTCTGTCGTTACGGCGGCGAAGAGTTTGCCGTCATCATGTCTGGCCTGCATGCCAAAGATGCCTTGCCCATTGCCGAACGCTGCCGGGCCGCCATTG
Above is a window of Anatilimnocola aggregata DNA encoding:
- a CDS encoding DUF1559 domain-containing protein, encoding MTKEDSPRRGFTLVELLVVIAIIGVLMALLLPAVQSAREAARRTKCQNHLRQIGIAVHLFEDSNLKLPVNRYGDYDDWTAFGGAYENSSSWSWLSAILPYLEQINITRTGDIPNRQLNQTPIIETPIAVFHCPSDELGRIRVYFEQTRYLRGLKTGLTNYKGVQGANFCWGDWANGNSTGGDCEPWWKGDGILYPMDWQTPKSLAAVKDGTSNTYLAGEDIWNEKRANSTGPGLGYSWAHPVEANAIAAIPPNAKRPDGTPYADDDWMGHNGFRSRHPGGVQFAYCDGSVRFVADSIPLGTYRAQATLDGGEVAQ
- a CDS encoding tetratricopeptide repeat protein, encoding MWNRILPSVYVLLFFAWPLQAAEYKDYDAAMRAGGISLREKQVAASQEPFEAAVKLATTDKDRLKAYQALLGAYRLLPDADKMLEAQEFILRNAETTAARSLASRDVASFLHQRGKTDWAIERYEARVQKDPNDPAAVGILARVYALKPDQAQKEAIYEQKAKELNLVLAAKVAERFEKAAADSMKLAAWNWKEAATAWLEANDKVKAVAAANKAIATGPEQRTPILAYYWHVGLGDVFAKTGDTKRGIEQYEAAIASAPAAAFRQPAELKLATLKAAKP
- a CDS encoding helix-turn-helix transcriptional regulator; translated protein: MKLLGMLQGGQAYNAQALAELCGVTRRTIFRDLEALRDADVPLQYDEQRGSYQIPGHFFLPPTQFTTEEAFAMLVLSRQMGDRRSIPFYAAAQSAADKLANTLPQRFVAYLRSVTSAVRIRLDATNSLVGQERIYEQLLAAISSRCCVRMRYESLHEQRQIQTKLHPYRLLFHQHSWYVIGRSSVHREVRTFNVSRIRKIQILEEPLRMPKNFRIESHLRNAWRLNPEPGPDRNVKIRFSPKVARNVEEVQWHKTQQTQRLEDGALDFTVTVSGLQEISWWILGYADEAEVIEPLELREIIRQRAERLLAVYKRPT
- a CDS encoding transposase; protein product: MPRRKRSGSAGFVFHVLNRAAGGWKPFDTDDDYQAFLRVIAETQQLEPLRLLAYALMPNHWHLIVWPQTDEQLTDFMQRATTVHAQRWHQTHGTQGRGALYQGRFKAFPVQDDDHFYTVCRYVERNALRASLVSRAEDWRWSSLWQRQQQRADVTLSNWPLPLPADWCGFVNQPQTEAELDQLRKCIRLGIPFGGSEWRSTTSQQLGLSSEEGRRGRPRRPE
- a CDS encoding SIS domain-containing protein; translation: MLGATLDLPTYITRLQTETARLDQAELVKLADLIYQAWENDKFVYIFGNGGSGTTASHMAEDLGKSTLRPEDLKDESKKRLKVLSLTDNLGWIMAVGNDVSYEHIFLQQLMNYGRKGDLVIAISGSGNSPNILAAVDWANRHGLTTYGLTGYSGGKLKGMQQHGLHVALDDMGMVESLHLCVFHWVLNDVFARINHEGRYAKK
- a CDS encoding TIM barrel protein, with protein sequence MSASFSRRDLLRTTTGALALGSAAGWHASAQADEKRREKLVEPDFKVKHGRIRQSVMGWCFNPLPAVELAKHCREIGIVGIEGIGADHYPAVRKLGLKISLVGSHGFAKGPFNRDNHEFCLAKLRTGIDLAVENECENVITFTGMREQGISDEQGAKNCLDLWKQVIGYAEEKKVNLCLEHLNSRDGSHPMKGHPGYFGDDVDFCVDLIKQVDSPRMKLLFDIYHVQIMNGDVIRRLRQYKDVISHIHTAGNPGRCELDDKQEINYPAVMQAIIDIDFRGFVAQEFIPTWPDKIEALRHAAKVCDV
- a CDS encoding TolC family protein; this translates as MTRHNQSWRWVLVGMLLALSGCHPTQPFYLHDDGDLSHYIGKATQQETPDLQQAPLADAALSHAPFTLSNPEYKEIWELSLEEVVSISLANTKLIRGGQPVRLQNGTLFAGTQEGNLLQLGTRSFASIYSPAIQESNPGFQNDGATVDGGVNNSQLGVEAALSAFDAQLSIVGNGPGGANAFLNYTDRPRNIASANPTFPFITKTVDGGLTSSISKQSAEGTTYTVRNNTAYNRGFNFGQNVQPLVSTWTTTMEVEARHPLLRGRGTLINRMPVVIARIGNDIEILNLQGQLQDMLNNIEVRYWDLYLSYRNLETAKVGRDSALITWRIVYAKYKGGVEDLQAEAQAREQYYAFRAQVETALRELYNNENELRLLMGLAATDGRLIRPKDDPNLARVNFDWTEIMAESIARRPELISKRWEIKQRELELILARNRLLPQLDVGGVYRWVGLGDDLINADRNGLNFPAPGSTAVDELTEGNYQEWGLFGSFTMPIGFRRELAGVRHAQLRLAREKASLDDMELDVNVGLSKAVRNLDANYQLAQTNANRWVAAQTEVEVVQNQYELDKVTLDLVLEAQRRRAQAQNAFWVSVAEYNKSIADLHTRKGSILEYNGISMEEGPWPEKAYFDALQRARERDAGIYFDYGWTRPSVISRGETPNSSGALHSTTMEGMPSEVGFEELPGSSRVQAIETGSSQDAAPMMQADPAPTIESVPALPPASLPAQPNLGDATSVQPATGKTGNPLRGAATASLRRETASVKSAVANSPAAKTDANVSPAGYTQANSDAAPNYEAYFRGQDTIADKN
- a CDS encoding DUF1501 domain-containing protein, with the protein product MPALSPSCPELTLQQLSARRHWLTTAGYGVGLAALATLLRTSTQAAEKHVAVGGQPTHHPPRAKRVIFLCQSGGPSQLDLFDPKPGLRARHGEELPASIRQGQRLTTMTSQQGSWPIAASPFAFARHGKCGMEFSELLPHTAKLADDICLIRTAQTEAINHDPGLTLLQTGSQQPGRPSFGSWLSYGLGTDNENLPAFVVMISGGEPGDQPLYGRLWGSAFLPSQHQGVRLRGEGDLIPYLSSPPGVDVATRRRTLDTLAAMNRLAQTQHGDLETLARVQQYELSAGMQAAVPELADFSQEKPETLAAYGPDVQRPGSYARNCLLARRLVERGVRFVQLYHRDWDHHTKVEAGLKKQTAATDQPSAALVQDLKQRGLLDDTLVIWGGEFGRAAYSQGALDSPTYGRDHHPRCFSLWLAGGGTRPGYVHGRTDDFSYNVIDQPVRIHDLHATLLHLLGIDHLQLTHRSQGHDFRLTDVAGNVVRELLA